The Ammoniphilus oxalaticus genome includes a region encoding these proteins:
- a CDS encoding malate synthase, producing the protein MNLINEEITHKVFGEGNIVDQDGSIITVDFNEDIKKFVYPDVFAEFITLNDRDTAKALEKVIAKRELKEEALERKREEEKERLELERQRRELLKNHRIHESSQIVFWLDEEEQQYVFTDWQVSTGVVQSGKNKGQPNRAARLRPNSAGLLTIRELDQPETERQIIGLYMVDETFSGSLSEDGLVPSHEEFRIQLTDQEAEKMLFWNYYINSNYPHRTTWNSGKFRYFDNIWTAQILKDIIALKTDEEEIQKIEKFLEYFCQVNALDMDNIPEANGALKQ; encoded by the coding sequence GTGAACTTAATTAATGAAGAAATAACACATAAGGTTTTTGGTGAAGGTAATATTGTGGATCAGGATGGATCTATCATTACCGTTGATTTTAATGAGGACATTAAAAAATTCGTCTATCCTGATGTTTTTGCGGAATTTATCACACTAAATGACCGCGATACCGCGAAAGCTTTGGAAAAGGTCATTGCAAAAAGGGAATTGAAAGAAGAAGCGCTTGAAAGGAAACGTGAAGAAGAAAAAGAGCGCCTGGAACTTGAACGTCAACGTAGAGAATTACTGAAAAACCATCGGATTCATGAGAGCTCACAGATAGTGTTCTGGTTAGATGAAGAAGAACAACAATATGTGTTTACCGATTGGCAAGTATCTACTGGCGTAGTTCAGAGCGGTAAAAATAAAGGTCAACCAAACAGGGCGGCTCGTTTGCGTCCAAACAGCGCGGGTCTTCTGACTATAAGAGAACTGGATCAACCAGAAACAGAAAGACAAATTATCGGCCTCTACATGGTAGATGAAACATTTTCTGGCAGTCTTAGCGAGGATGGATTGGTCCCGTCTCATGAAGAGTTTAGAATCCAGCTAACAGATCAAGAAGCGGAAAAAATGTTGTTCTGGAACTATTATATCAATAGCAACTATCCTCACCGAACGACGTGGAATTCCGGTAAGTTTCGTTATTTCGATAATATTTGGACTGCTCAAATTTTGAAAGATATTATTGCGTTAAAAACGGATGAAGAGGAAATCCAAAAGATTGAAAAGTTTTTGGAATACTTCTGTCAGGTGAATGCGCTTGACATGGATAACATCCCAGAAGCAAATGGAGCTTTGAAGCAATAA
- a CDS encoding cobyrinate a,c-diamide synthase — translation MSARRIIVAGTGSGVGKTTVTIGLMAAYKALGYTVQGFKCGPDYIDPTYQTAVTGRLARNLDSWMFGAAGVQEVFSKGVEGAEIAIIEGVMGLFDGKDPLSNTGSAAEIAMITHTPILLVVDCGGMARSAAAVIKGFQTLSPDIHICGVVANQVGSKGHYELIRQAVEKECGIPIIGYLLRDDTLHMPERHLGLIPAIERGDLREFFDRLSRTIKGSFDLQRLYEVMSADPVEGANVLFPATKLKKRARIAVARDAAFHSYYPENLELLEHFGADIVYFSPLKGEVVPEEAHSLYIGGGLSEECLAALSEQSDARESVREAIASGMPVLAEGGGFAFLTQSIETVSGEVYPLVGIAPGKVKMQPRLTALGYREIFGVEGNFLLGLNDQAKGHEFHYFTFEPTFELNPCYVTKGMRGKKEEGILQANLVAGFTQIHFASNPNLAERWVDCCVQYKEKLLGL, via the coding sequence ATGTCAGCGCGTAGAATAATTGTTGCTGGCACAGGAAGCGGCGTTGGAAAGACAACGGTAACGATTGGATTAATGGCCGCTTATAAAGCTCTTGGATACACGGTTCAGGGATTTAAATGCGGTCCGGATTATATTGATCCTACCTATCAAACGGCGGTAACTGGGCGCTTGGCTCGTAATTTGGATAGTTGGATGTTTGGAGCAGCTGGTGTTCAAGAGGTTTTTTCTAAGGGGGTTGAAGGCGCGGAAATTGCTATTATTGAAGGGGTCATGGGCCTATTTGACGGAAAAGATCCGCTTTCTAATACAGGAAGCGCCGCGGAAATTGCGATGATAACCCATACCCCAATCTTGCTAGTTGTTGATTGCGGCGGAATGGCTAGAAGCGCGGCGGCAGTCATAAAAGGGTTCCAGACGCTCTCGCCAGACATTCATATCTGTGGAGTTGTGGCAAATCAGGTCGGCAGTAAAGGTCATTACGAGCTGATACGTCAAGCGGTTGAAAAGGAATGTGGAATTCCGATTATTGGTTATTTGCTAAGAGATGACACATTGCATATGCCTGAGCGTCATCTTGGACTTATTCCTGCCATTGAACGCGGAGATTTGAGGGAGTTTTTTGATAGGCTTTCGCGAACGATTAAAGGATCATTTGATTTACAGCGGCTCTATGAGGTGATGAGCGCGGATCCAGTTGAAGGAGCGAACGTGTTATTTCCAGCGACTAAGCTGAAAAAGAGGGCGCGGATCGCGGTGGCAAGAGATGCTGCCTTTCATTCCTATTATCCTGAAAACTTGGAGTTATTGGAGCATTTCGGAGCTGACATTGTTTATTTTTCCCCGCTAAAAGGAGAAGTGGTTCCTGAGGAGGCTCATAGTTTATATATTGGCGGTGGATTGTCAGAGGAATGTTTAGCTGCTCTCTCTGAGCAAAGCGATGCGCGTGAGTCTGTGCGTGAGGCGATTGCGAGCGGGATGCCAGTTTTGGCTGAGGGTGGTGGATTTGCTTTTTTAACACAATCAATTGAAACGGTTAGTGGTGAAGTATATCCACTCGTCGGGATTGCGCCTGGGAAGGTGAAGATGCAACCAAGACTAACAGCGCTTGGCTACCGTGAAATTTTCGGCGTGGAGGGAAACTTTTTGCTCGGTCTCAATGATCAAGCGAAAGGACATGAATTTCACTATTTTACTTTCGAACCAACCTTTGAATTAAATCCTTGTTATGTAACAAAAGGAATGCGAGGTAAGAAGGAAGAGGGGATTTTGCAAGCTAATCTCGTTGCTGGGTTTACCCAAATTCACTTTGCCTCAAATCCAAATTTGGCTGAACGATGGGTAGATTGTTGTGTTCAGTATAAAGAAAAATTGCTTGGCCTATGA
- a CDS encoding cobalamin-binding protein, whose amino-acid sequence MRIVSICPSNTELLGFMGLAANIIGVDNYSDWPNEIKDLPRLGSDLDIDMDAVAALQPDLVVASLTVPGMEKNITRLEERGLPFITLNPNSLEDIGNNLLKVGEATNQQALAEAAHRKYTQFLEAFSTRSRGLTARPSLYWEWWPKPVFTPGGKNWLTEISALAGGCNVFAEDERASVKTDWEDVRKRKPEYIMMVWVGVKEQLMKPETLEKRPDWRELDAIKEKRVFVMEESLYCRPSPRLLLGLQKLGALLHPDHFPAYDAKEAEEWLCQRVE is encoded by the coding sequence ATGAGGATTGTTTCAATTTGCCCGAGTAACACGGAATTGCTTGGGTTTATGGGATTAGCGGCAAACATTATTGGCGTGGACAACTATTCTGATTGGCCGAATGAAATCAAAGATCTGCCGCGATTGGGCTCTGATTTAGACATTGACATGGATGCGGTTGCGGCCCTTCAGCCCGATTTAGTTGTGGCTTCTTTAACTGTGCCTGGGATGGAAAAGAATATCACCCGTTTAGAGGAGCGGGGGTTGCCTTTTATTACACTGAATCCAAACAGTCTTGAAGATATAGGAAATAACTTGTTGAAGGTTGGGGAGGCGACCAACCAGCAAGCATTAGCAGAGGCGGCCCATCGTAAATATACTCAATTTTTAGAGGCGTTTTCAACGCGTTCACGCGGCTTGACTGCTCGACCTTCGTTGTACTGGGAGTGGTGGCCAAAACCTGTCTTTACACCTGGGGGGAAGAATTGGCTAACGGAAATAAGCGCATTAGCTGGAGGGTGTAATGTGTTCGCTGAAGATGAGCGGGCAAGTGTGAAAACAGATTGGGAAGATGTAAGGAAGCGGAAACCAGAATATATTATGATGGTCTGGGTTGGGGTGAAGGAACAATTGATGAAGCCAGAAACTCTTGAAAAGCGCCCAGACTGGCGGGAATTAGACGCGATAAAAGAAAAACGAGTATTTGTGATGGAAGAGTCGCTTTATTGTCGGCCTTCCCCAAGGTTGTTGCTGGGACTGCAAAAGTTGGGGGCTTTGCTTCACCCTGATCATTTCCCAGCTTACGATGCGAAGGAAGCGGAGGAATGGCTATGTCAGCGCGTAGAATAA
- the cobO gene encoding cob(I)yrinic acid a,c-diamide adenosyltransferase, producing the protein MDKPNKERGLTLVYTGDGKGKTTAALGLALRAYGRGMRVLIIQFIKSPERTYGEKIVFDKLGVEMVQRGIGFTWTKTPEEHRQALKEAWAFTKEKIMAGEHDLVILDEINNALAINQFPIDDVLPLSEVIELIKKRPQGMHLIITGRDAHPQIIEAADLVSEVKAQKHYYDDGIPAVMGIEL; encoded by the coding sequence ATGGATAAGCCGAACAAGGAACGGGGATTGACTCTTGTCTATACGGGTGATGGCAAAGGAAAAACAACAGCTGCGTTAGGTCTGGCGCTCCGCGCGTATGGTCGGGGGATGCGGGTATTAATCATCCAATTCATTAAATCGCCAGAACGTACATATGGAGAGAAGATCGTGTTCGACAAGTTAGGCGTTGAAATGGTCCAAAGGGGGATTGGCTTTACGTGGACAAAGACGCCTGAAGAACATCGTCAGGCTTTGAAAGAAGCGTGGGCATTTACAAAAGAGAAGATCATGGCGGGAGAACATGATCTCGTTATTTTAGATGAGATTAATAATGCGCTTGCGATTAATCAATTCCCGATTGACGATGTATTACCTTTGTCTGAAGTGATTGAACTGATAAAAAAGCGGCCGCAAGGTATGCATCTTATCATAACAGGACGCGATGCTCATCCACAAATCATTGAAGCGGCCGATCTCGTTTCAGAAGTAAAAGCTCAAAAGCACTATTATGACGACGGGATTCCCGCGGTGATGGGGATTGAGCTTTAA